The bacterium genome contains the following window.
GGCGGACGATGTCGAGGCCCTCGCCCAGCGACTTCTGCTGGTCGCCGAGAGCCAGCTTGGACTTGAAGCGCGAGACGTTGACCAGCCAGGCCATGAAAAGAATCCGCCCTTCCTTGGTCTCGGGCAAGGGATGGGGATATTTTTCGAAGTGAGTCAGCGAAAGATCGGCATGAGCGTTGACCAAGCCGGGCAAGAGGCAATGGCTGGAGTACTCTTCGACCTTGGCTTGGGGGAAACGCTGGGTCAGCTCCTCGGGCCGGCCCACCGCCAGGATGCGCTCGCCCTGGAAGGCCAGGGCGCCGGGCGAGAGGATTTCGCCTTCGATCGGAATCAGGTGTTGGGCGACGATGACATGGACTTCGGCGGTTTGGGGCGCGGAGGTTGCCATGGAGCTCCTTCGAAATTTATGGCCGCAGCGGGCCGTTGTCGATCAAGCGCTTGCCGTTGATGTAAACCGCGAGGATCAGGCGAGCCGGCCGCTCGACGGCGGCGAGCGGCGCCAACATCTCCTCGTCGACGATCTCGGCGTACTGCACCATGGTGAATTTTCCCTGAAAGAGCAAGCCCTGGACTTGGTCGAGAATGTTTTTGCAGTCATGGGTCCCCTGCTTCACCAAATCCTGGGCCAGGGCGATGGAGCGCGAGATAGCCAAGGCCTCGCTCCGCTCCTCGGGGCTGAGGTAGGCATTGCGCGAGCTCATCGCCAAGCCGTCGGGATCCCGGACCGTCTCGACGCCGATGACTTCGACCGGAATATTCAAGTCGGCGACCATCCTTTGAATCACCTTGAGCTGCTGGTAGTCCTTCTCGCCGAAAAAGGCCCTTTGCGGCTGGACGATGAGGAAAAGCTTGGCGACGACGGTGGTGACGCCCCGGAAGTGACCGGGCCGAAAGGCCCCGCAGAGGCCGCGGCTCAGCTCGGTGACGGTGACGAAGGTTTGATGGCCGGCCGGATACATCTCTTCGTTGCTTGGCGCGAAGATGGCGGCCACGCCCCGTTGCTCGGCCAAGTCCGAGTCGCGGTCGAAGGTCCGCGGATATTTGTCGAAATCCTCTTGGGGCCCGAATTGGGTCGGATTGACGTAGATCGAGAGGACCACCTCGTCGGCTTGCTTCTTGGCGGCGTCGATCAAGGCGAGATGACCCTCGTGGAGGGCGCCCATCGTCGGCACCAAGGCGATGCGCCGGCCCTCGGCCCGGCGGCCCAAAGACCAAGCTTGCATTTCTCGCACCGTGCGGAAGATTTGCATCGGACTCTCCTCTCCCCCCTTTGAAAAAGGGGGGTTGGGGGGATTTGAAGAGGCAACGAACCTTTCACTTCGCTCTATTTGCCGAAAACCCCCGCTTTAAATCCCCCTGCCCCCCTTTTTCAAAGGGGGGTGAAAAATTTCTAATTACTTCTTTTCTCGGAA
Protein-coding sequences here:
- the panC gene encoding pantoate--beta-alanine ligase; the protein is MQIFRTVREMQAWSLGRRAEGRRIALVPTMGALHEGHLALIDAAKKQADEVVLSIYVNPTQFGPQEDFDKYPRTFDRDSDLAEQRGVAAIFAPSNEEMYPAGHQTFVTVTELSRGLCGAFRPGHFRGVTTVVAKLFLIVQPQRAFFGEKDYQQLKVIQRMVADLNIPVEVIGVETVRDPDGLAMSSRNAYLSPEERSEALAISRSIALAQDLVKQGTHDCKNILDQVQGLLFQGKFTMVQYAEIVDEEMLAPLAAVERPARLILAVYINGKRLIDNGPLRP